Genomic DNA from Sphingomonas lacunae:
CATGATCCTGTCCATTCCCGCCAGACGCCCTGTCCCGGGCATCGTTCGCCAATTGAGGGCCGCCGGCATCGCACTCGCTGCCAGCATGCTTCTGGCCGGGTGCGATAGGGAAAAGGCGCCCGAGCCGCAACCCAAGGAAAACTCGGCCACGCCAAAGAATGACAGCCAGAATAGCTCGGGTCCGCAACGGTACAGGATCGACTTGAGCTCGGCGGGATCACCCATCCCTGCGCTCGACATGCTCGCGCCCGATGGCAGCAGGAAATATCTCACAACGCTGAAGGGAAAGCCGATCCTGCTCAACCTCTGGGCAACTTGGTGTGCGCCCTGCATCGAAGAACTTCCGACACTGGAAGCCGTTGCCGTCCGAGCCGGCGATGCTGCGCAAGTAGTGGTTCTGTCTCAGGATATCGGCAGCGATCCCTCTGGCCCGCAAGCCTTCTTGCGGGAAAGGTCGTTAAGTCATGTCCAACCCTGGCACGATCCGGAGAATGAGCTCAGCATTGCCACTGGCGGAGCCTTGCCCACCACCATCATCTACGATCGCGAAGGCGAGGAAGTGGGCCGTGTAATAGGCCCATTGGACTGGAACGGCCCCGAGGCATCAGAATTGCTTGCCAAAGCCGGTTTCCCGGCTTGAAGCCATGCGAGATCACGGGCCAGTCAACAGACAGGCGCGCTGCAGAGGTTGACTTATCGGTCATAATCTAGCGGAAGTGGCGAATGGACCTCTATCTGCCTGTCGCAAACATGTCAGTGAACATTTTCGTCATCATTGCCTTGGGTGGCATGGTGGGCGTTCTGTCTGGCATGTTCGGCGTCGGCGGGGGCTTTCTCACCACACCATTGCTCATTTTCTATGGCATTCCCCCAACCGTAGCAGCTGCCAGCGCCGCCACCCAGGTAACCGGCTCCAGTGTCTCTGGCATGCTGGCGCATTGGAGGCGCGATGCAGTTGACATGCACTTGGGAGCCGTACTGGTTGCCGGTGGCGTTCTAGGGTCCATAATCGGCGCCGCCCTGTTTGAATGGCTGGAATCCAAGGGCCAGATCGATACGGTCATTTCCATCTTATATTTGGTTCTGTTGGGATCGATTGGTGCGATGATGCTTCGCGAATCTCTCGACACCTTGAAAGCAGAGCGAACGGGTTTTCGGCCGCAAGTCCGCAAGCGCCGCCACCATCCCTTGGTGCTGATGCTGCCTTTCCGATGGCGCTTTTACAAATCTGGCCTGTATATGTCACCGCTCGCACCGCTAATCCTTGGGATCATTACCGGCATTATGACAATGCTGTTGGGTGTAGGCGGCGGTTTCATAATGGTGCCAGCCATGCTCTATATTCTGGGCATGGGAGCGCAGGTTGTAGTCGGCACATCTTTGTTCCAGATACTTTTCACAACCATTGCCACGACGATGATCCACAGCGTTACGACAAGAGCGGTGGACATTGTACTGGCGTTACTCCTGCTGGCAGGTGGGGTTGTCGGAGCCCAATTTGGCGCAAGATTCGCGATGAAGGCAAACCCCGCCAGACTTCGGTTGGGGCTCGCGATCATCGTTCTGCTTGTCGCGACGCAAATGGCCATAGGACTGGCCTG
This window encodes:
- a CDS encoding TlpA family protein disulfide reductase encodes the protein MLAPDGSRKYLTTLKGKPILLNLWATWCAPCIEELPTLEAVAVRAGDAAQVVVLSQDIGSDPSGPQAFLRERSLSHVQPWHDPENELSIATGGALPTTIIYDREGEEVGRVIGPLDWNGPEASELLAKAGFPA
- a CDS encoding sulfite exporter TauE/SafE family protein; its protein translation is MDLYLPVANMSVNIFVIIALGGMVGVLSGMFGVGGGFLTTPLLIFYGIPPTVAAASAATQVTGSSVSGMLAHWRRDAVDMHLGAVLVAGGVLGSIIGAALFEWLESKGQIDTVISILYLVLLGSIGAMMLRESLDTLKAERTGFRPQVRKRRHHPLVLMLPFRWRFYKSGLYMSPLAPLILGIITGIMTMLLGVGGGFIMVPAMLYILGMGAQVVVGTSLFQILFTTIATTMIHSVTTRAVDIVLALLLLAGGVVGAQFGARFAMKANPARLRLGLAIIVLLVATQMAIGLAWRPSEIYSIQWL